The DNA window CCGCGAGGTCCCCTTTTTGGACGATGTTCCGAAAACGAACCGCGACCCCACCCAATGGCCCCGCACTTCAGAACCGCCCTCTTTGCCCTTCCGTTCGCAATTCTCACCGGCTGCGTGGCACCGATCTCCGTGCACGAAGGGACGGCGAATCCCGCCGAGCCTAAGACGGTCAGCGTGGAGAAGCTGATGGCCACGGCCGATTCGGAGCCCGATCCGATGACAGCAGCCGGGCGCACTCTCGACGCCCTCCGCGTGGCCGCACGAGCGGTGGTATCGGGCAAGGACAGCGCGATTCCGGAATACAATTACCTGACGGGACGCCTCATCGACCACCTGATCGCGGCCGGTGTGAGCCCTTGGCAGAAGTCGCTCGAAGTCGAGTCGGGATCGACACGCTATCTCCTCCGGGGAACCGAACCTGCCGACCTCAAAGACCCCGGCCGCACCTTCGTGACTTGCGACCGCCTGAGTTTCACCGGTCGCTACGCGCGCGAGGAAGCGGTGAGTCCGGGCATCGGAGCACCACTCGTCGCATTCCTCTCGAAGAACGGTCAGAACCTTCGCAAGAAACAGCTCCCCTACCGTTCTGTCACCGCGGTGGTCCGCTTCAACGGCAACGAGGCGACCGTCGACCTGCTCGATCCCTACGAGTCGCTTGAGGTGCGGGTCGGAGGACGGACCCTTCCGCTCAAAGCCGACTTCGGATCCAACATCGCCTACGGACTCTCCAAGGAACGCATCGACAAGCTCGGGCTCGCCCGTCTGATCAATCCGTCCCGATACGACGACACAGCGCGGCTGTTGATGGTCCAGCCCTACGATCCCGACCGAATCCCGGTGCTGTTCGTCCATGGCCTCCAGGACACGCCCGCCTCGTTCGCCCCGATGTATTTCGATCTCATGGCCGATCCGGCAATCCGGGAGAAATACCAGTTCTGGGCCTTCA is part of the Haloferula helveola genome and encodes:
- a CDS encoding esterase/lipase family protein; amino-acid sequence: MAPISVHEGTANPAEPKTVSVEKLMATADSEPDPMTAAGRTLDALRVAARAVVSGKDSAIPEYNYLTGRLIDHLIAAGVSPWQKSLEVESGSTRYLLRGTEPADLKDPGRTFVTCDRLSFTGRYAREEAVSPGIGAPLVAFLSKNGQNLRKKQLPYRSVTAVVRFNGNEATVDLLDPYESLEVRVGGRTLPLKADFGSNIAYGLSKERIDKLGLARLINPSRYDDTARLLMVQPYDPDRIPVLFVHGLQDTPASFAPMYFDLMADPAIREKYQFWAFSYPSGYPYPMPASLLREQLDEVAALHPGHKDIVIIGHSMGGLISRLMVTDVGDGIWRSMFGTAPSETSISGYSRELLEDSLLFNARNDIDRAIFISAPHRGSELATNIIGWIGVKLVRFPSTLADLRNTLVTSLSLDASGFQLDRFPSSIDTLSPTNRFVRLINEYPIRSTIPYHTIVGDRGKGDTPDSSDGVVAYWSSHLDGAVSEKVVPSDHSAHQHPEGIEEVRRILHLHAGIPYRANRNLEAPPEKEPFRPLGRPHGRR